Proteins encoded by one window of Sediminicoccus rosea:
- the bchF gene encoding 2-vinyl bacteriochlorophyllide hydratase, translating into MLSNQVLDRLINAVDSCPYGMASGRKHKHAPGAASTRPPLYTAEEKARRDATPWTLVQGILAPVQFLVFMVSVGLVIRYLGSGEGLAWAEGSIVLKTLLLYTIMITGCIWEHEVYGKYLFAPAFFWEDVFSMLVLALHTAYLGALFAGWGDTHFQMWLALAAYAAYVINATQFVLKLRAARLQAEGA; encoded by the coding sequence ATGCTTTCGAACCAGGTGCTTGATCGGCTGATCAACGCAGTGGATTCCTGCCCCTACGGCATGGCCTCCGGCCGCAAGCACAAGCATGCGCCCGGCGCGGCCTCCACGCGCCCGCCGCTCTACACCGCCGAGGAAAAGGCCCGCCGCGACGCCACGCCCTGGACGCTGGTGCAGGGCATCCTCGCGCCCGTCCAGTTCCTGGTCTTCATGGTCAGCGTCGGTCTCGTCATCCGCTATCTCGGCAGCGGGGAGGGGCTCGCCTGGGCCGAGGGCTCGATCGTCCTCAAGACCTTGCTGCTCTACACGATCATGATCACCGGCTGCATCTGGGAGCATGAGGTCTACGGCAAGTACCTCTTCGCCCCGGCCTTCTTCTGGGAGGACGTGTTCAGCATGCTGGTGCTGGCGCTGCACACGGCCTATCTCGGCGCGCTCTTCGCCGGCTGGGGTGACACGCATTTCCAGATGTGGCTCGCCCTCGCGGCCTATGCCGCCTACGTCATCAACGCCACGCAATTCGTCCTGAA